The Candidatus Rubidus massiliensis DNA segment GCAATGCGTTCAAAAAAACCTAGGTGTATCCAAAAATATCACAAGCTTCATACTCCCTTTAGGTTCAACTGTAAACATGAATGGAGCGGCTATATTTCAAGGGATGAGCGTTTTATTTGTAGCTCAAGCTTATGGTATTGACTTAGAATTTAAAAGTTTAATAACAATTGTTTTTACAGCAACGCTGTCAGCTATTGGAGCTGCCGGAATACCGGGTACTGGATTTATCATGCTGTCAGTCGTTTTTTCATCCGTCGGGTTACCTATAGAGGGACTTGCTTTATTAGCTGGAATAGATCGTTTAAGAGAGATGGTTTCGACTGTTTTGAATGTCTTAGGGGATGCTGTCGTAGCTTTATATGTTGCCCAGCGTGAAGGTGAATTAGATGAAAGACAATATAATCACGAAGAATTAGTTGAGATTGAAGGTAGTGATATTTAAAGTTATGTTCGAATCGTTATATCAATAATGTATTGTCTCGATGAGCCTATTTAACTATAGATAAAAAGGCCAAAACGATAAAAGATAAAAAGGCAGAACAGTTGGCTACAGTAAATTTACAAAATTTCCGTTGTCAACTGTGCTTTTAGCTATTAACTTTGTCCTTTATTGTTCATCTTGAGCTAATGTAAAGCCAGGCTTTCCATCAAAGGTTTTTAAGCTATTTGTCTGTACAATTTCTAGTCCTGCATTGCCAATGCTAGATTGTAATTCCAAAATTTCCTTAAATTCTACGGCTTTTCCTTTTTGCTTAGACATAAAACGGCATCTCCATATATCTAAACAAAATGTTTCGTTAAATTGATGGGGCCAAACTTTGACACCTCTATTGCCAATCATAGTTAATTTTAAAGTAGAGGATAGATCTTTGATTTGATTCGCTAATTTTTCTACACTACCTATGTGATAAATATATAAATCACATCCAATGGTTTCCATCAAAGGTAATGGTTTGTCATTACTCAACGCGTAGCCTTGTGGGATACCTTGATAGCGAACGGCTTGCAATGTTGTAGGCTTTTTACCAAGTCTTTCTATAACGGCTTGAGCAAATTGTTGTGTTCCAACCTTTTCTTTGCTGATTTGGGGTTTAAAAATATCATAGGTATGAATTCCATCTTCAAGTGTTTTCAACCATGCATTATGAATTATGGATGCTTCCTCTATTTTACCTATATGAACCAGCATTAAAACTGCAGCTAATAAGAGGCCTGAAGGATTTGCTAAATTTTGTCCAGCTCTTCTTGGAGCAGAACCATGAATTGCTTCAAACATGGCTGCATGTTCACCAATATTTGCAGAACCTGCTAATCCAACGGATCCGGCTATTTGTGCGGCTACATCAGATAAAATATCTCCATATAAATTTGGCAATACAATGACATCAAATGCTTCAGGCGTATCTGCAAGCTTTGCAGCGCCAATATCAACAATCCAATGCTCTGCAATAATATCTGGATATTCTTTAGCAATTTCTATAAATATTTTATGAAATTTACCATCTGTTATTTTTAAAATATTGTCTTTGGTAAAACAAGTGACTTTTTTTCTGTTATTTGTTTTGGCATAGTTAAAGGCATAACGAATAATCTTTTCTGAGCCAGCCGAAGTTATGATTTTCAAACCTTCATGAGTTTGA contains these protein-coding regions:
- the icd gene encoding Isocitrate dehydrogenase [NADP]; this encodes MSDRIPVAVAEGDGIGPEIMAATLSILEAAKTNLDIHRVDIGEKVYLRGHPTGIEPQTWDIIRSCKGFLKAPITTPQGGGFKSLNVTIRTVLGLYANVRPCVSYAPFVETKHPKMDVVIVRENEEDLYTGLEYQQSPQTHEGLKIITSAGSEKIIRYAFNYAKTNNRKKVTCFTKDNILKITDGKFHKIFIEIAKEYPDIIAEHWIVDIGAAKLADTPEAFDVIVLPNLYGDILSDVAAQIAGSVGLAGSANIGEHAAMFEAIHGSAPRRAGQNLANPSGLLLAAVLMLVHIGKIEEASIIHNAWLKTLEDGIHTYDIFKPQISKEKVGTQQFAQAVIERLGKKPTTLQAVRYQGIPQGYALSNDKPLPLMETIGCDLYIYHIGSVEKLANQIKDLSSTLKLTMIGNRGVKVWPHQFNETFCLDIWRCRFMSKQKGKAVEFKEILELQSSIGNAGLEIVQTNSLKTFDGKPGFTLAQDEQ